From one Zhongshania sp. R06B22 genomic stretch:
- a CDS encoding beta-ketoacyl synthase, whose protein sequence is MSKLPVIVGFGGVNAAGRSSFHHGYRRLVVDALPEDKAARTYRSLAAIMGIPADQAGSDTQRQYMRDHTLIRKIEGNIFDTDQVGWNKRMALSGADGVLEFVTRARDLPDALPGGWEVTELGGGKVSVRVGEDCHVLLPTTRKIEVSSAGQLPTGFDPASLYASRNHPRGLQMAICGASDALKSMGLEWQTVMDNIRPDQMGVYASSAMAQLDDNGFGGLLGARANGGRVSSKQLALGLADMPADFVSAYVLGNVGTSGPSLGACATFFYNLRQAVNDIRNGLTKVAVVGVAESGVDPRVIDGYYTMGALASDADLLKLDAGKGLTEPDYRRASRPFSSNCGFTISESSQFIVLFDDELALQLGAQIHGAVADVFTNADGYKKSISSPGVGNYLTAAKAVAAASGIIGDKAIKTRSFVQSHGTSTPQNRVTESHILNETAKIFGIENWPVAAIKAYIGHSIGASSGDQLIASLGVWQDNILPGIATIDHIADDVHQSNLRLQKEHMHVEPDSLDVAILNAKGFGGNNASVALLAPHLSEKMLRGRHGNKAWQAYLVRREQVQAAAADYDDAACETGFSVRYQFGENVLDGGDLEMSRAGIGIKGWAEKVALEFESPYASWLKSKD, encoded by the coding sequence GTGAGTAAGTTGCCAGTCATCGTCGGGTTTGGGGGCGTCAATGCCGCCGGCCGGAGTTCATTTCATCACGGTTATCGCCGCTTGGTAGTAGATGCTTTACCCGAGGACAAGGCTGCGCGCACCTACCGCAGTTTAGCGGCAATAATGGGTATCCCTGCAGATCAGGCCGGCTCAGATACGCAGCGTCAATATATGCGCGATCACACCTTGATTCGCAAAATTGAAGGCAATATTTTTGATACAGATCAGGTCGGCTGGAATAAGCGCATGGCGCTCAGCGGTGCTGACGGCGTTTTGGAGTTTGTAACCCGCGCGCGGGATTTGCCTGATGCCTTGCCCGGTGGCTGGGAAGTGACGGAGCTGGGTGGCGGAAAGGTGTCAGTGCGCGTGGGTGAAGACTGTCATGTCTTATTGCCGACCACACGAAAAATTGAGGTGTCTTCAGCGGGGCAGTTGCCCACCGGATTTGATCCGGCAAGTCTATACGCGTCTAGAAATCATCCGCGTGGCTTGCAAATGGCCATCTGCGGGGCCTCAGATGCGCTAAAGTCGATGGGGTTAGAGTGGCAGACGGTGATGGATAATATCCGCCCAGATCAAATGGGGGTATATGCCAGCTCGGCAATGGCGCAGTTAGATGACAATGGTTTTGGTGGTTTGCTGGGCGCGCGTGCCAATGGTGGCCGGGTTAGTTCTAAGCAATTGGCTTTGGGCTTGGCTGATATGCCAGCTGACTTTGTGAGTGCCTATGTGCTGGGCAATGTTGGCACTAGCGGCCCCAGCTTGGGCGCTTGTGCAACCTTCTTTTACAATCTGCGCCAAGCAGTCAATGATATTCGCAATGGTCTTACCAAGGTGGCGGTCGTTGGCGTGGCGGAATCCGGGGTTGATCCCCGTGTTATTGACGGCTACTACACTATGGGCGCCTTGGCCTCGGATGCGGATTTGCTGAAGCTGGATGCGGGAAAAGGGCTTACCGAACCGGATTACCGCCGCGCAAGTCGGCCATTTAGTAGCAACTGCGGGTTTACGATTTCAGAGTCCTCACAGTTTATTGTGTTATTTGACGACGAACTGGCTTTGCAGCTTGGCGCCCAAATCCACGGGGCAGTGGCCGATGTTTTCACCAATGCTGATGGCTACAAAAAATCTATTTCTTCTCCTGGTGTTGGCAATTATTTGACTGCGGCTAAGGCGGTGGCGGCAGCATCCGGTATTATTGGCGACAAGGCGATAAAGACGCGAAGCTTTGTGCAATCACACGGTACTAGTACTCCACAGAACCGTGTCACTGAGTCGCATATTTTGAATGAGACTGCCAAGATATTTGGTATCGAGAATTGGCCCGTCGCTGCGATAAAGGCTTATATAGGCCACAGCATCGGTGCGTCTTCTGGTGATCAGCTTATTGCCAGCCTAGGGGTGTGGCAGGACAATATCCTGCCTGGAATAGCAACTATCGATCATATCGCTGACGATGTTCATCAAAGTAATCTGCGCCTGCAAAAAGAGCATATGCATGTCGAGCCCGATAGCCTTGATGTTGCAATCTTGAATGCCAAGGGTTTCGGTGGCAACAATGCCAGTGTTGCCCTTTTGGCACCGCACCTCAGTGAAAAAATGCTCAGGGGGCGCCACGGCAATAAGGCGTGGCAGGCCTATTTGGTTCGTCGAGAGCAGGTTCAGGCTGCAGCTGCGGATTATGATGACGCCGCCTGTGAAACTGGTTTTAGTGTGCGCTACCAGTTTGGTGAAAACGTGCTTGATGGTGGCGATCTTGAGATGAGTCGCGCGGGTATTGGTATCAAGGGCTGGGCAGAAAAAGTGGCGCTTGAGTTTGAGTCGCCCTATGCATCGTGGTTGAAATCTAAGGATTAA
- a CDS encoding GlxA family transcriptional regulator — translation MKHVALLAFNDALATSISLPNELLTAANSVSRRDKRQPIMHSEFIGLDPSPISVSGGMHILPNADLSSGKEYDLIIVPSRWRHPHRGSPTRTDVQQWLKEHAARGAEICAVGNGSYFLAEAGLLNGQVATTHWHYFDDFAARYPQVSLQRDYLITQADNIYCTGSVNSAADLIIHLIDRYWGPSIANRVAQQFSPESRRPFSRNSYRVNRSDLHRDEVIALAQNWLARNIATPLNIPELAKHSGLSERSFHRRFRQITGLPPLQYLQKLRIELAQDLLQNSNLSVEEIGQQCGYSDASYFCRLFKQHSSASPGEYRRAVRRKLFEVDKK, via the coding sequence ATGAAACACGTTGCCCTGCTGGCATTTAACGATGCACTCGCCACCAGCATTAGCTTACCCAATGAACTGTTAACGGCGGCAAACAGCGTGTCACGCCGAGACAAACGCCAGCCCATTATGCACTCCGAATTTATCGGCTTAGATCCCTCGCCTATTAGCGTGTCTGGAGGTATGCACATCCTGCCAAATGCCGATCTCAGCAGTGGCAAGGAATACGACCTTATTATTGTTCCGAGTCGCTGGCGTCATCCCCACCGCGGTTCGCCCACTCGAACTGACGTACAGCAGTGGCTTAAAGAACATGCCGCCAGAGGGGCCGAAATTTGCGCGGTCGGCAACGGCAGTTATTTTCTGGCCGAAGCAGGCTTGCTAAATGGACAGGTGGCGACCACCCACTGGCACTATTTTGACGACTTTGCCGCCCGCTATCCACAGGTCTCACTGCAACGCGACTACCTCATTACCCAGGCTGACAATATTTACTGCACTGGTAGCGTAAATTCTGCCGCAGATCTCATTATTCATCTTATTGATCGCTACTGGGGCCCCTCTATTGCCAATCGGGTCGCTCAACAATTCTCACCCGAAAGCCGGCGACCTTTTTCCCGCAATAGTTACCGCGTCAATCGAAGCGATTTACACCGTGATGAAGTCATTGCACTCGCCCAAAACTGGCTGGCCCGCAATATCGCCACGCCTCTTAACATTCCAGAGTTAGCCAAGCACAGCGGACTCAGCGAGCGCAGCTTCCATCGCCGCTTCCGACAAATCACTGGTCTGCCGCCACTGCAGTACCTACAAAAATTACGCATCGAACTCGCCCAGGACTTATTGCAGAACAGCAATTTGAGCGTCGAAGAAATTGGTCAACAATGCGGCTATAGTGATGCCAGCTACTTTTGTCGCCTGTTTAAGCAACACAGCAGTGCCAGCCCCGGTGAATACCGGCGCGCCGTCCGCAGGAAACTCTTCGAAGTCGACAAAAAATGA
- a CDS encoding thiolase family protein produces MSDVYIVSGARTPMGGMLGVFSSLTAVELGTTAIAEAVKRSNIDAGKIEDVIMGCVLPAGLKQGPARQAAIAAGIPKSTGAVTVNKLCGSGMQATIYAHDQIKAGSCDIIVAGGMESMTNAPHIVLNARKGVGTGGKTLEDHMFIDGLQDAYSGRMMGSFAQQTADDNNFTREQMDAYAIESLTRARAAIENGSLKAETAPVTVKTRKGETLVSDDEQPLKAMLEKVPTLRPAFAKDGTITAANASSISDGASAMVLMSEKALKESGATPMARIVAHTRQSLDPELFTTAPVGAMQKLLAKTGWSKDDVDLWEINEAFAMVTMLAIRDLELDHAKVNVHGGACAQGHPVGSTGSRIIISLIYALQQYGKKRGIASLCIGGGEALAVAIELV; encoded by the coding sequence ATGTCTGACGTATATATTGTTTCCGGCGCACGCACGCCCATGGGTGGCATGCTCGGCGTATTTAGCTCACTCACCGCAGTCGAACTCGGCACAACCGCCATTGCCGAAGCGGTGAAACGCAGCAATATTGACGCCGGAAAAATTGAAGATGTGATAATGGGCTGCGTCTTACCCGCTGGCCTAAAACAAGGCCCGGCACGTCAGGCCGCCATCGCTGCAGGCATTCCAAAATCCACCGGCGCCGTCACAGTGAACAAACTGTGTGGCTCTGGCATGCAAGCGACCATCTATGCCCACGACCAAATTAAAGCGGGCAGCTGCGACATCATTGTTGCTGGCGGCATGGAAAGCATGACCAATGCACCACACATTGTATTGAACGCACGCAAAGGTGTTGGCACCGGCGGCAAAACGCTTGAAGATCATATGTTCATCGACGGCTTACAAGACGCTTACAGCGGCCGCATGATGGGTAGCTTTGCCCAGCAAACTGCCGACGATAACAATTTTACCCGCGAGCAAATGGACGCTTACGCGATTGAATCCTTAACCCGCGCCCGCGCCGCCATTGAAAACGGCTCGCTTAAAGCGGAAACCGCCCCCGTAACAGTTAAAACGCGCAAGGGCGAAACCCTTGTCAGCGATGACGAACAGCCACTAAAAGCTATGTTAGAAAAGGTGCCTACGCTGCGCCCGGCCTTCGCTAAAGACGGCACTATCACAGCGGCAAACGCCAGTTCGATTTCTGACGGTGCCTCTGCCATGGTATTAATGAGCGAAAAAGCACTCAAGGAAAGTGGCGCAACGCCCATGGCACGTATTGTTGCTCACACCCGTCAATCTCTAGATCCCGAGCTGTTCACCACCGCACCCGTCGGCGCCATGCAAAAACTGCTGGCTAAAACTGGCTGGAGCAAAGACGATGTTGATCTTTGGGAAATTAACGAAGCCTTTGCCATGGTAACTATGCTGGCGATTCGTGACCTTGAACTCGATCACGCCAAAGTGAATGTCCACGGCGGCGCTTGCGCTCAAGGCCATCCGGTAGGCTCTACCGGCTCGCGCATCATTATCAGCCTGATATATGCCTTGCAGCAGTATGGCAAAAAACGCGGTATCGCCTCGCTGTGCATTGGCGGCGGTGAAGCCCTTGCTGTGGCAATCGAGCTAGTCTAG
- a CDS encoding CvfB family protein, whose amino-acid sequence MTAIGRTSRLTIKRHTQAGYYLDGGKLGEIFLSRKNAPENCELGDTLEAFVHHHSDGSLIATTKTPLGQLGDVLPLTVSQINDTGAFLDWGLDKELLMPYAEHVGEITAGKKVLVKIYLDKSYRIVASMKLDEFIEDTAPQLSRGQSFTVTVANKTELGYKAVIENQYWGLLYDSDLVRPIRKGEKLTAYVKKVRDDGRIDLSIQPVLTVGGSDIASKIISQLEANDGFLEVGDKSPPEKIYAQFGVSKKIFKQAIGRLYKQQRITIEDAGIRLIES is encoded by the coding sequence ATGACCGCAATCGGTCGCACTAGCCGCCTAACCATCAAACGTCACACCCAAGCTGGGTATTACTTAGACGGTGGCAAGCTGGGGGAGATTTTTTTAAGCCGTAAGAACGCGCCGGAAAATTGTGAACTAGGTGACACCTTAGAGGCGTTTGTTCATCACCATAGTGACGGCAGCTTAATTGCAACTACTAAAACACCACTTGGCCAGCTGGGTGACGTGCTGCCTTTAACCGTCTCTCAGATCAACGATACCGGTGCCTTCCTAGACTGGGGCTTAGACAAAGAATTACTCATGCCCTATGCAGAGCACGTAGGTGAAATCACGGCAGGCAAGAAAGTGCTGGTCAAAATCTATCTCGATAAAAGCTACCGTATCGTCGCATCCATGAAGCTAGACGAGTTTATTGAAGACACCGCGCCGCAACTTAGCCGTGGTCAGTCCTTCACTGTCACCGTTGCCAATAAAACCGAACTTGGCTACAAGGCGGTGATAGAAAATCAGTACTGGGGGCTGCTCTATGACAGCGATCTCGTTCGCCCAATACGCAAAGGCGAAAAACTCACAGCCTACGTTAAAAAAGTGCGCGACGATGGCCGCATCGATTTAAGCATTCAGCCCGTCCTCACAGTCGGCGGCAGCGACATAGCAAGTAAAATAATTAGCCAACTTGAAGCAAATGACGGCTTTCTTGAGGTCGGCGACAAAAGTCCACCAGAAAAGATCTACGCGCAGTTCGGCGTGAGTAAAAAGATTTTCAAACAGGCAATCGGCCGCCTTTATAAGCAACAACGCATCACCATTGAAGATGCTGGAATTAGATTAATAGAATCCTAA
- a CDS encoding pyridoxamine 5'-phosphate oxidase family protein — translation MDALTFLSTQSSPIRLAVIDDDGFPIVCSLWFILNEDHILCASHASAKIIRVLKKNPNCAFEVSINEMPYKGVRGKAIASLEKDSDGLVLGQLLERYVGNSQPSLTKWLLSRSQDEYAIRLEIKTMSTWDFSARMQGK, via the coding sequence ATGGATGCACTGACATTCCTGAGCACGCAAAGCAGCCCCATTAGATTAGCCGTTATCGATGATGACGGTTTCCCCATCGTCTGCTCGCTTTGGTTTATCCTCAATGAGGATCATATTCTTTGCGCGAGCCACGCTTCTGCCAAAATAATCCGCGTACTAAAGAAAAACCCAAACTGCGCATTTGAAGTTTCAATTAATGAAATGCCATATAAGGGCGTAAGGGGCAAAGCCATTGCCAGCCTTGAAAAAGACAGCGATGGACTCGTACTTGGACAATTATTAGAGCGCTACGTTGGCAATTCGCAACCCAGCTTGACGAAGTGGTTACTGAGTCGCAGCCAAGACGAGTATGCCATACGGCTAGAAATAAAGACCATGTCGACCTGGGATTTTAGCGCGCGAATGCAGGGCAAATAA